The following proteins are co-located in the Pseudomonas sp. DY-1 genome:
- the greB gene encoding transcription elongation factor GreB, whose product MSRYRPPRTAGTPLITPEGEARLRAELHELWHVRRPKVTQAVSEAAAQGDRSENAEYTYGKKMLREIDSRVRFLTKRLENLKVVRERPTDPDKVYFGAWVTLEDDDGEQSRYRIVGPDEFDLKQNLISIDSPLARALVGKPLDAEVRVSTPTGEKTWYVVEIDYP is encoded by the coding sequence ATGAGCCGTTACCGCCCGCCCCGCACCGCCGGAACACCCTTGATCACCCCGGAAGGTGAGGCCCGCCTGCGTGCCGAGCTTCACGAGCTTTGGCACGTACGCCGGCCCAAGGTCACGCAAGCCGTGAGCGAAGCGGCCGCCCAGGGCGACCGTTCCGAGAACGCCGAGTACACCTACGGCAAGAAGATGCTGCGGGAGATCGACAGTCGCGTTCGCTTCCTCACCAAGCGATTGGAAAACCTCAAGGTGGTGCGCGAACGTCCGACCGACCCCGACAAGGTCTACTTCGGTGCCTGGGTCACCCTGGAAGACGACGATGGCGAGCAGTCCCGCTACCGCATAGTCGGACCGGACGAATTCGATCTGAAGCAGAACCTGATCAGCATCGACTCTCCCCTGGCCCGTGCTCTGGTGGGAAAGCCGCTGGACGCCGAAGTCCGCGTCAGCACCCCAACAGGGGAAAAGACCTGGTACGTGGTTGAAATCGATTATCCGTAG
- a CDS encoding class I SAM-dependent methyltransferase produces the protein MTCPQPLLRLAPITTGLVLRNPRILLGGSHQPTLLRYLEGWPKRWDRPRNFLIQFAREGESLARFASDSFDMAVIQAPSAKELPEVLSQLVRVARQGLITLR, from the coding sequence ATGACCTGTCCCCAACCCCTTCTCCGGCTAGCCCCGATCACCACCGGGCTGGTTTTGCGCAATCCGCGAATCCTGCTTGGCGGCTCGCACCAGCCAACGCTCCTTCGCTATCTCGAAGGCTGGCCCAAGCGCTGGGACCGACCGCGCAACTTCCTGATCCAGTTCGCTCGCGAAGGCGAGTCATTGGCTCGCTTTGCCAGCGACAGCTTCGACATGGCCGTGATCCAGGCGCCTTCGGCGAAGGAGCTGCCGGAAGTGCTCAGCCAGTTGGTGCGCGTGGCGCGGCAAGGCCTGATCACGCTGCGCTGA
- the thpR gene encoding RNA 2',3'-cyclic phosphodiesterase — translation MSTPPLRLFFALPCCPQLAHEIADWRARNPVDGKPVAPGNLHLTLAFLGSHPRGQVEALEALAASLEPRAFTLHLDRLARWKNGLLYMAPSRIPPALTELERNLREHLLGAGFSLETRPFKPHLTLARHCPRLPAASTPTFDWPATEFSLFASENTAKGTRYRSLGQWPLRPSTPA, via the coding sequence ATGAGCACCCCGCCCCTGCGCCTGTTCTTCGCCCTTCCCTGCTGCCCGCAGTTGGCCCACGAAATCGCCGACTGGCGCGCCCGGAACCCCGTTGACGGCAAACCCGTTGCACCCGGCAACCTTCACCTCACCCTCGCCTTCCTCGGCTCGCACCCCCGTGGACAGGTGGAAGCCCTGGAAGCCCTGGCGGCCAGCCTGGAACCGAGGGCGTTCACCCTGCACCTGGATCGCCTGGCGCGGTGGAAAAACGGTCTGCTGTATATGGCACCCAGTCGGATACCGCCTGCACTGACCGAACTGGAGCGCAACCTGCGCGAGCATTTGCTGGGCGCTGGATTCAGTCTTGAGACCCGCCCCTTCAAGCCCCATCTGACGCTGGCTCGCCATTGCCCGCGTCTTCCAGCGGCAAGCACCCCAACCTTCGATTGGCCAGCCACCGAGTTTTCCCTCTTCGCCTCGGAAAACACAGCCAAAGGCACCCGCTATCGCTCACTCGGGCAATGGCCGTTGCGGCCTTCGACCCCAGCCTGA
- a CDS encoding triacylglycerol lipase, giving the protein MKNNKTLLALCIATGLAASEQAQALWFGSSGYTQTRYPIVLTHGMLGFDSILGVDYWYGIPSALRRDGARVYVTEVSQLNTTEARGEELLEQVEEIVAISGSPKVNLIGHSHGGPTIRYVAAVRPELVASATSVGAPHKGSATADFIRQVPPGSAGEVMLAGIVNGLGTLINFLSGSDSDLQQNALGALESLNSQGAAAFNARFPQGLPTTACGEGAYQVNGVRYYSWSGTSPLTNVLDVSDTLLGASSLTFNGQANDGLVGRCSSHLGKVIRDDYRMNHLDEVNQTLGLTSLFETDPTTVYRQQANRLKNDGL; this is encoded by the coding sequence ATGAAGAACAACAAGACCCTGCTCGCCCTTTGTATTGCCACCGGACTCGCTGCCTCCGAGCAAGCACAGGCCCTCTGGTTCGGTTCCAGCGGCTATACCCAGACCCGTTACCCGATCGTACTGACCCACGGCATGCTCGGTTTCGACAGCATCCTTGGCGTCGACTACTGGTACGGCATTCCCTCTGCCTTGCGCCGTGATGGCGCTCGCGTCTATGTCACGGAAGTCAGCCAGCTGAACACCACCGAAGCGCGCGGCGAAGAACTGTTGGAGCAGGTGGAAGAAATCGTCGCCATCAGCGGCAGCCCCAAGGTCAACCTGATCGGCCATAGCCATGGCGGCCCGACCATTCGCTACGTGGCAGCGGTGCGCCCAGAACTGGTCGCTTCGGCTACCAGTGTCGGTGCGCCCCACAAGGGTTCCGCCACTGCCGACTTCATCCGCCAGGTGCCTCCGGGTTCCGCGGGTGAAGTAATGCTGGCGGGCATCGTCAATGGCCTGGGCACTCTGATTAACTTCCTCTCCGGCAGCGACAGTGACCTCCAGCAGAACGCCCTTGGTGCCCTGGAATCCCTCAACAGCCAGGGCGCAGCTGCGTTCAACGCACGCTTCCCGCAGGGCCTACCGACCACCGCATGCGGCGAGGGTGCCTACCAGGTCAACGGTGTGCGCTACTACTCCTGGAGCGGTACCAGCCCACTGACCAACGTGCTGGATGTCAGTGACACCCTGCTTGGCGCCAGTTCGCTCACATTCAATGGCCAAGCCAACGACGGCCTGGTAGGTCGCTGCAGCTCACACCTGGGCAAAGTCATTCGCGACGACTACCGGATGAACCACCTGGACGAAGTCAATCAGACCCTGGGGCTGACCAGCCTGTTCGAAACCGACCCGACCACCGTCTATCGTCAACAGGCCAACCGGCTGAAGAACGACGGGCTCTGA
- a CDS encoding lipase secretion chaperone: MKKLLLLFPIAFAGALAILLQWGGKPAPASPSVLPAHAMSAAPASSPVTTSQALPSPLAGAISTTPQLGSLAGTEVDGRFHLDAAGNLLITEDIRRIFDYFLSTQGEESLVSSIQRVRSHITGQLEAPARGQALALLDQYLDYKRQLVQLERDLPLLADITALRHREAAVQALRARIFSVDVHQAFFATEETYNAFTLQRLAIQRDTGMEPAAKAAAIDQLRAALPEEMQTLAASQLQAELRAQVGALQAAGGSPEQVRQLRQQLVGAEATARLENLDQQRLQWQQRLQAYLKEKGRIEASEGLSQSDKTAAINRLEEEGFNPQERLRLQAAAELAAARKKQP, translated from the coding sequence GTGAAAAAACTCCTGCTACTGTTCCCCATCGCCTTCGCCGGCGCCCTGGCCATCCTGTTGCAATGGGGCGGCAAACCGGCACCTGCTTCACCTAGCGTCTTACCAGCGCATGCAATGAGTGCAGCTCCAGCCAGTTCCCCCGTAACCACTTCGCAGGCGCTGCCAAGCCCTCTGGCCGGAGCGATCAGCACCACACCCCAGCTCGGATCACTGGCGGGGACGGAGGTGGACGGGCGCTTTCACCTCGACGCGGCTGGCAACCTGCTGATTACCGAGGACATCCGACGCATCTTCGATTACTTCCTCAGCACCCAGGGTGAAGAGTCGCTGGTCAGCAGCATTCAGCGCGTCAGAAGCCACATTACCGGGCAACTGGAAGCACCAGCGCGAGGTCAGGCCTTGGCATTGCTCGACCAATACCTGGATTACAAACGCCAACTCGTGCAACTGGAGCGCGACCTGCCGCTACTCGCCGACATCACCGCACTGCGTCATCGCGAAGCGGCAGTACAGGCTCTGCGCGCTCGCATCTTCAGCGTCGATGTCCATCAGGCCTTCTTCGCTACCGAGGAGACCTATAACGCCTTCACGCTGCAGCGCCTGGCCATCCAGCGAGACACAGGAATGGAACCAGCCGCCAAAGCTGCAGCCATCGACCAACTACGCGCAGCCTTGCCGGAAGAGATGCAAACATTGGCCGCGAGCCAACTGCAGGCCGAACTTCGGGCCCAGGTCGGGGCGCTCCAGGCGGCAGGCGGCAGCCCTGAGCAAGTTCGCCAGCTCCGCCAGCAACTGGTGGGCGCCGAAGCGACGGCACGGCTGGAAAACCTGGACCAACAGCGCCTGCAATGGCAGCAACGGTTACAGGCCTACCTGAAGGAGAAAGGGCGTATCGAGGCCAGTGAAGGGCTGAGCCAGAGTGACAAAACGGCCGCGATCAACCGCCTGGAGGAAGAAGGATTCAATCCGCAAGAGCGCCTGCGCCTTCAGGCCGCTGCGGAATTGGCTGCGGCCAGGAAGAAGCAGCCATGA
- a CDS encoding DoxX family protein, whose protein sequence is MSNPIKSILATNAGYGITLLRVITGLTFMAHGSQKLFGMFGGYGLAGTGQWMESIGLTPGYLMALMAGSAEFFGGLALVIGLLVRPAAAALIVAMIVAIFSVHWASGFFITNGGFEYAMILALISATLLVEGAGKMSLDRNLAN, encoded by the coding sequence ATGAGTAACCCGATCAAATCCATCCTCGCCACCAACGCTGGCTATGGCATCACCCTGCTGCGGGTCATCACCGGCCTGACTTTCATGGCTCACGGCTCACAGAAGCTCTTTGGCATGTTTGGCGGTTACGGCCTGGCGGGTACCGGGCAGTGGATGGAAAGCATCGGCCTGACTCCCGGTTACCTCATGGCTCTGATGGCAGGTAGCGCAGAGTTCTTCGGCGGCCTCGCCCTGGTGATCGGCTTGCTGGTGCGTCCGGCCGCTGCGGCGCTGATCGTTGCGATGATCGTGGCGATCTTCAGCGTGCACTGGGCGAGCGGTTTCTTCATTACCAACGGCGGTTTCGAGTACGCCATGATTCTCGCCCTGATCAGCGCCACGTTGCTGGTCGAAGGCGCCGGCAAGATGTCTCTGGACCGCAACCTGGCCAACTGA
- a CDS encoding transglycosylase SLT domain-containing protein, protein MTRPLLLLCLLALLPFTASARLAGPPEVWQQPAEARDLAQIRRSGVLKVLVNQSRNSSGEVKGEPVGVEYHRIRAFEQYLNRNARDGREIKLKIIPKAKDQLLAALQRGEGDLVAPGELVNQGIGANISASAPLRKDVPLVLVSRQGQRRYQRLEQLSGRSIALPVGSAAGEALRPVNEKLAARKLAPIVIEWVDSTLAVEDVLEMVQAGIFPLTAVEQPIAERWAKVMPKLRLDKHLVLDRQGDMTWFVRRDAPTLRASVDRFLDGYRAPEDQDAAFQRVYRRLYKVHNPLARTERQRLERVRPVLQRYADQHDFDWLSLAALAYKESSLNPAAKGAGGATGLMQITPGAASSVGVGNIHKLDNNVQASARYLAKLRRSFFSSAQLDDRERMAFVLAAYNLGPQRVQGMRAEARRRGLNPNQWFFQVERIAAEQAGMGVVTYVNSVNKYYLAFDRERYLLEPSKAAGKTRR, encoded by the coding sequence ATGACGCGACCGTTGCTGCTGCTCTGCCTGCTGGCGTTGCTGCCTTTCACGGCAAGCGCTCGCCTGGCTGGGCCGCCGGAAGTCTGGCAGCAGCCGGCCGAAGCCCGCGACTTGGCCCAGATCCGCCGTAGTGGCGTGCTCAAGGTGCTGGTGAACCAGAGCCGTAACAGCTCTGGCGAGGTCAAGGGCGAACCGGTCGGAGTCGAGTACCACCGTATCCGGGCCTTCGAGCAGTACCTCAATCGAAATGCCCGTGATGGGCGTGAAATCAAGCTGAAGATCATCCCAAAGGCCAAGGATCAGTTGCTGGCTGCGTTGCAGCGGGGCGAAGGTGATCTGGTGGCGCCAGGTGAACTGGTCAACCAGGGCATTGGCGCCAACATCAGCGCCAGTGCGCCACTGCGCAAGGATGTACCGCTGGTGTTGGTCAGCCGGCAAGGGCAGCGTCGTTACCAGCGCCTGGAGCAGTTGTCCGGTCGCAGCATCGCGTTACCGGTCGGCAGCGCCGCGGGCGAGGCGTTGCGCCCAGTGAACGAGAAGCTGGCGGCGCGCAAGCTTGCGCCCATCGTCATCGAATGGGTCGACTCGACCCTGGCGGTGGAAGATGTGCTGGAGATGGTCCAGGCCGGCATTTTCCCGCTGACGGCGGTGGAGCAGCCGATTGCCGAGCGCTGGGCCAAGGTGATGCCGAAGCTGCGCCTGGACAAACACCTGGTGCTCGACCGGCAGGGTGATATGACCTGGTTCGTTCGTCGTGATGCGCCGACGTTGCGGGCCAGCGTCGACCGTTTCCTCGATGGGTACCGCGCACCTGAAGACCAGGATGCGGCGTTCCAGCGCGTCTATCGTCGTCTCTACAAGGTCCACAACCCACTTGCCCGCACTGAGCGCCAGCGGCTCGAACGCGTGCGCCCGGTGCTGCAGCGCTACGCCGACCAGCATGATTTCGACTGGCTCAGCCTCGCGGCGCTCGCCTACAAGGAGTCCAGCCTGAATCCGGCCGCCAAGGGGGCAGGCGGAGCCACCGGGCTGATGCAGATCACGCCGGGGGCAGCGAGCAGCGTTGGCGTAGGGAACATCCACAAGCTCGACAATAATGTGCAGGCCTCAGCCAGGTACCTGGCCAAGCTGCGCCGCAGTTTCTTCTCCAGCGCGCAGCTAGATGATCGCGAGCGAATGGCCTTTGTTCTCGCGGCCTACAACCTTGGCCCGCAACGGGTCCAGGGGATGCGCGCCGAAGCCCGGCGGCGGGGACTGAATCCCAACCAGTGGTTCTTCCAGGTGGAGCGCATTGCTGCCGAACAGGCCGGGATGGGCGTGGTGACCTACGTCAACAGCGTGAACAAGTACTACCTGGCCTTCGATCGCGAGCGTTATCTACTGGAGCCTTCGAAAGCGGCCGGTAAGACTCGAAGATAA
- a CDS encoding TatD family hydrolase — MQLIDIGVNLTHPSLARDVRALLERAQAAGVHQMVLTGTSLDDSEKALLVAEQLDESGRLLFSTAGVHPHEASNWNSDSQRQLRALLGEARVRAVGECGLDFNRDFSPRPQQEKTLEEQLALAAELGKPVFLHERDADERLLAIVREFRDQLSAAVVHCFTGEKRALYGYLDLDLHIGITGWICDERRGTHLHALVRDIPRGRLMLESDAPYLLPRSLRPKPKHGHNEPAFLTEVLREVALHRGESHEELAQHTTDCARAFFGLPAID; from the coding sequence ATGCAACTCATCGACATCGGCGTCAATCTGACCCACCCCAGCCTAGCCCGCGACGTCCGCGCCCTGCTGGAACGTGCGCAGGCCGCCGGCGTTCACCAAATGGTGCTGACCGGCACCAGCCTGGATGACAGCGAAAAAGCCCTGCTTGTCGCTGAGCAACTGGATGAAAGCGGTCGCCTGCTGTTCAGTACGGCCGGTGTCCACCCTCATGAGGCCAGCAACTGGAACAGCGATAGCCAGCGGCAACTCCGGGCGCTACTGGGCGAAGCCCGAGTGCGGGCCGTGGGCGAATGTGGCCTGGATTTCAATCGCGATTTCTCGCCACGCCCGCAGCAGGAGAAGACCCTCGAAGAACAACTCGCCCTGGCCGCCGAACTGGGCAAGCCGGTGTTTCTCCACGAGCGAGACGCCGATGAACGCCTGCTGGCCATCGTGCGGGAGTTCCGCGATCAGCTCAGTGCCGCCGTGGTGCACTGTTTCACCGGCGAGAAGCGCGCCCTCTACGGCTATCTGGACCTCGACCTGCATATCGGCATCACCGGCTGGATCTGCGATGAGCGTCGCGGTACCCATCTGCATGCCCTGGTGCGCGACATTCCCCGTGGCCGGTTGATGCTGGAAAGCGATGCGCCGTACCTGCTGCCACGAAGCCTGCGCCCTAAACCCAAACACGGCCACAACGAACCGGCCTTCCTGACCGAAGTCCTGCGGGAAGTCGCCCTGCATCGTGGCGAAAGCCATGAAGAACTCGCCCAGCACACCACTGATTGCGCACGCGCCTTCTTCGGGCTCCCGGCCATCGACTGA
- a CDS encoding methyl-accepting chemotaxis protein translates to MGTWIRDISLKYKFWAVNAVAFCTTLLLVLHALYLEQQGRAEDARNAAATQAQLLKSWPTAESLPSLPGVIAFNAGSAPQLPGGQSLARANGWVELEHDGLFGSNPAIGAQVFDRTDGQRVAVLASSPSMAQLLGARAGEYAISVFLLMVALLAASQLLIRFLLSHLNTLKDVMLHVERSGDLSARVPLDSRDEVGQMANAFNAMQAGYGRVVGTVAQAVARLDEGAARLAGSMGEVRQGMLGQQSETDQAATAINEMSTTVHHIAQHAADTRDQSQNADQLAGAGQLVVERVEHSITGLSSGVQQTAETIQRLAEDSQKISGVVNVIHGIAEQTNLLALNAAIEAARAGEMGRGFAVVADEVRNLARRVQDSTDEITSMIGALQAGTRDAVEFMRESSIKANDCVHAAQEAGAALAAITGAVAQMRESNTQIAVAAEQQSQVAEEMTRAVVGIRDVTELTVSQTVESAATSNELAELASELSQAIRQLKLSA, encoded by the coding sequence ATGGGTACCTGGATTCGCGATATCTCCCTGAAATACAAGTTCTGGGCCGTCAATGCGGTGGCCTTCTGCACCACCCTCCTGCTGGTTCTGCACGCACTTTACCTAGAGCAGCAGGGCCGCGCGGAAGACGCTCGCAATGCTGCTGCGACCCAGGCCCAGCTGCTGAAATCCTGGCCAACCGCCGAGTCCCTGCCCTCATTGCCCGGCGTCATCGCCTTCAACGCAGGTAGCGCCCCGCAATTACCCGGTGGCCAGTCTCTGGCCCGCGCCAATGGCTGGGTGGAGCTGGAGCACGACGGTCTGTTCGGCAGCAACCCCGCCATCGGCGCCCAGGTGTTCGATCGCACTGACGGTCAGCGCGTCGCCGTGCTGGCCAGCAGCCCGAGCATGGCCCAGTTGCTGGGCGCCCGCGCTGGGGAATACGCAATCTCCGTGTTCCTGCTGATGGTCGCCCTGCTTGCAGCTTCACAGTTGCTGATCCGTTTCCTGCTGAGCCACCTCAACACCCTCAAGGACGTGATGCTCCACGTCGAACGCAGCGGCGATCTTTCCGCCCGCGTACCGCTGGACAGCCGAGATGAAGTGGGCCAGATGGCCAACGCCTTCAATGCCATGCAAGCCGGCTATGGACGCGTGGTCGGCACCGTTGCCCAGGCCGTGGCCCGCCTCGACGAAGGCGCCGCACGCCTTGCCGGCAGCATGGGCGAGGTGCGCCAGGGCATGCTCGGCCAGCAGAGCGAAACCGATCAGGCCGCCACCGCCATCAATGAAATGTCCACTACCGTGCACCACATCGCCCAGCATGCGGCGGACACCCGCGACCAATCGCAGAATGCCGATCAGCTTGCCGGTGCCGGCCAACTGGTGGTGGAACGGGTCGAACATTCCATCACTGGGCTTTCATCCGGCGTGCAACAAACCGCGGAGACGATTCAGCGCCTGGCCGAGGACAGCCAGAAGATCAGCGGCGTCGTCAACGTCATTCACGGCATCGCCGAGCAGACCAACCTGCTGGCGCTGAACGCTGCCATCGAAGCCGCGCGTGCCGGGGAAATGGGCCGCGGGTTCGCTGTCGTGGCAGACGAAGTGCGCAACCTGGCCAGGCGCGTGCAGGACTCAACCGACGAGATCACCAGCATGATCGGCGCTCTCCAGGCCGGTACTCGCGACGCCGTGGAGTTCATGCGCGAAAGCTCGATCAAGGCCAACGATTGCGTGCACGCCGCCCAAGAGGCTGGCGCCGCCCTGGCCGCCATCACCGGCGCGGTCGCCCAGATGCGCGAAAGCAATACCCAGATCGCGGTGGCTGCCGAGCAGCAGAGCCAGGTGGCCGAGGAAATGACCCGCGCCGTGGTAGGGATTCGCGACGTTACCGAACTCACCGTCAGTCAAACCGTGGAATCTGCCGCCACCAGCAATGAACTGGCGGAACTGGCTAGCGAGCTGTCCCAGGCGATTCGCCAGCTCAAGCTAAGCGCCTGA
- a CDS encoding Mpo1-like protein encodes MGKRLPNLHAWQWRTYSDNHQHPANLILHVIAVPLFIVAAITLVYGLFSLSFRPFVLGIIGIVASLALQGRGHKLEAVAPEPFSDRKDAVGRLLVEQFLTFPRFLLSGQWWRNWRKKKH; translated from the coding sequence ATGGGCAAACGACTTCCCAACCTGCATGCATGGCAATGGCGGACGTATTCCGACAATCACCAGCATCCAGCCAACCTGATCCTGCATGTGATTGCCGTACCGCTGTTCATCGTCGCGGCCATTACCCTTGTCTACGGACTGTTCAGCCTGAGCTTTCGGCCGTTCGTGCTGGGAATCATCGGCATTGTCGCCTCCCTGGCACTGCAGGGACGCGGGCACAAGCTGGAAGCGGTAGCACCGGAACCCTTCAGCGACCGCAAGGACGCCGTTGGCCGACTGCTGGTGGAGCAGTTCCTCACGTTCCCTCGCTTCCTGCTCAGCGGCCAATGGTGGCGCAACTGGCGCAAGAAAAAGCACTGA
- a CDS encoding acyl-CoA thioesterase II → MKLFSELIQAARSNPNEIVVPATWGQGRAAFGGVVAALAFEAMRAKVEPGRPVRSLATTFVGPLEPEVPASFEAELLREGKAVSQVFCRVVQKGQVVALVQGSFGGSRQSVVQMAAEPAPDMKPAADCFELPFIPGVTPEFTRHLAMRWAIGGMPFSGSRERDMGGWVRFRGEVEREPVTEAHLLALVDAWPPATVPHLPTPAPGSTLTWTIEFVQPLPKLDTHDWCRYRARIEHASDGYGHAAAALWTPDGDLVAMSRQTVVVFG, encoded by the coding sequence ATGAAATTATTCTCCGAACTGATCCAGGCGGCGCGCAGCAATCCGAATGAGATCGTGGTGCCTGCCACCTGGGGACAGGGGCGGGCCGCCTTCGGTGGTGTGGTTGCGGCGCTGGCGTTCGAAGCCATGCGCGCGAAGGTCGAGCCGGGCCGGCCGGTGCGATCCCTGGCCACGACTTTCGTCGGCCCTTTGGAGCCCGAAGTGCCTGCCAGCTTCGAGGCCGAGCTGCTGCGCGAAGGCAAGGCAGTGAGCCAGGTGTTCTGCCGTGTGGTGCAGAAGGGCCAGGTAGTGGCGTTGGTGCAGGGCAGCTTCGGCGGCTCGCGTCAGTCGGTGGTGCAGATGGCCGCTGAGCCAGCACCCGACATGAAGCCCGCGGCAGATTGCTTCGAACTGCCCTTCATTCCTGGTGTTACACCGGAATTCACCCGTCACCTGGCCATGCGCTGGGCCATCGGCGGCATGCCGTTTTCCGGGAGCCGCGAACGCGACATGGGCGGTTGGGTACGTTTTCGTGGCGAAGTGGAGCGGGAGCCTGTCACCGAGGCACATCTGCTGGCCTTGGTGGACGCGTGGCCGCCGGCCACCGTACCGCACCTGCCAACACCCGCACCGGGCAGCACTTTGACCTGGACCATCGAGTTCGTGCAGCCGCTACCGAAGCTGGATACCCATGACTGGTGCAGGTATCGCGCGCGCATCGAGCACGCCAGCGATGGTTACGGCCATGCGGCGGCGGCCCTGTGGACGCCGGACGGCGACCTGGTGGCGATGAGTCGGCAGACCGTGGTGGTGTTCGGCTGA
- a CDS encoding CHAD domain-containing protein, with amino-acid sequence MAGMLDDLIAQVIGLEVRMHACAERLAAGTDDEALHDLRVATRRLRSLLRPFRGLPAVDVLNQAAADLASLSGPLRDLEVLIIELRSHGLDRLTPGRERARHLGYAQFLLAPELARLFLVLEAWPHLMRVYDREGLLKGLCRTVAKSLGKSHRRLVQALQDPAHDRHRLRLLIKRLRYGVDAYPDLIELSPKTRRLLVGAQSALGKWHDNLQWLGRADQEPDLRPRIRGWQVALHAAEVRSDRVLEKLLRRLA; translated from the coding sequence ATGGCCGGAATGCTGGATGACCTGATCGCCCAAGTCATTGGTCTGGAGGTTCGCATGCATGCCTGTGCCGAGCGGCTGGCCGCGGGTACGGATGACGAGGCCCTGCATGACCTGCGCGTTGCAACCAGGCGCCTGCGTAGCTTGCTGCGTCCTTTTCGCGGGTTGCCAGCAGTCGACGTGCTGAACCAGGCGGCTGCCGATCTGGCAAGTCTGAGCGGGCCATTGCGGGATCTGGAAGTGCTGATCATCGAGTTGCGCAGTCACGGTCTGGATCGCCTGACTCCGGGCCGGGAACGCGCTCGGCACCTTGGCTATGCACAGTTTCTGCTGGCCCCGGAGCTCGCTCGCCTGTTCCTGGTGCTCGAAGCCTGGCCCCATCTGATGCGTGTGTACGATCGCGAGGGGCTGCTGAAGGGGTTGTGCAGGACAGTGGCCAAATCCCTTGGCAAGAGTCACCGCCGTCTCGTACAGGCGCTCCAGGATCCCGCCCACGACCGTCATCGCCTGCGGCTGCTGATCAAGCGCCTGCGCTACGGCGTGGACGCCTACCCGGACTTGATCGAGTTGTCGCCCAAGACCCGGCGGCTGCTGGTGGGTGCGCAATCCGCGCTGGGCAAATGGCATGACAACCTGCAGTGGTTGGGCCGTGCGGACCAGGAGCCTGACCTGCGCCCGCGAATTCGTGGGTGGCAGGTGGCGTTGCATGCCGCTGAAGTCCGTTCGGACCGGGTACTGGAGAAGCTGCTGCGGCGACTGGCCTGA